Proteins encoded in a region of the Petrotoga olearia DSM 13574 genome:
- a CDS encoding type I phosphomannose isomerase catalytic subunit: MQILEPLISKPVFSEKIWGSSELNKIFKYQKPQPIGEVWLYSPLDGCETVLYGKNSQGEYGKASELFPKFPLLLKLIATSSWLSIQLHPDDTMAKQLENKPWGKSEAWYFLKDNGQIKVSNNNEYILQAFENNRWDEVLENYEMNKFDSIFIPAGTVHTLGPNSFLLEIQQSSDLTYRLYDWGRPREIHVDKSKKVLNNIHTSYSISRKVEGLCTKYFSFSRFSNENKKGFGVFVNLKNYETIVLPEEVNYDFRGEFVEFKLNKNGWKFLL, from the coding sequence ATGCAGATATTAGAACCCCTTATTTCAAAACCAGTTTTTAGTGAAAAAATTTGGGGAAGTAGTGAATTAAACAAAATTTTCAAATACCAAAAACCCCAGCCGATAGGAGAAGTCTGGCTATATTCACCTTTAGATGGGTGTGAAACCGTCCTATATGGGAAAAATAGCCAAGGAGAGTATGGAAAAGCAAGTGAACTTTTCCCAAAGTTTCCTTTACTCTTAAAACTAATAGCAACCTCATCCTGGCTTTCCATACAATTGCACCCGGATGATACAATGGCTAAACAATTAGAAAACAAGCCATGGGGAAAATCGGAAGCTTGGTACTTTCTGAAAGATAACGGTCAAATTAAAGTATCAAATAATAACGAATATATTTTGCAAGCTTTTGAGAACAATCGATGGGATGAGGTATTAGAAAATTATGAAATGAACAAATTCGATTCTATATTCATACCCGCAGGAACCGTTCATACCTTAGGACCTAATAGCTTTTTACTTGAAATACAACAAAGTTCAGATTTAACTTATAGATTATACGACTGGGGAAGACCTCGAGAAATACATGTTGATAAATCTAAAAAAGTTCTCAACAATATTCACACGAGTTACTCTATTTCTAGAAAAGTTGAAGGATTGTGTACAAAATACTTTAGCTTTTCAAGATTTTCCAACGAAAATAAAAAAGGTTTTGGGGTATTCGTTAACTTAAAGAATTATGAAACAATAGTACTTCCAGAAGAAGTAAATTACGATTTTCGAGGTGAATTTGTAGAATTTAAATTAAACAAAAATGGCTGGAAATTCCTTTTATAA
- a CDS encoding 2-oxoacid:acceptor oxidoreductase subunit alpha, whose product MNKTIKEDVSIVLSGEAGQGIQTIERLLTFILKREGYYVFATKEYMSRVRGGSNSTEIRVSSKPVKSYVDKIDILIPLTKSSVEHLGDRVNEDTLIIADNDSLKLENKNLFNVPILSIAKEIGNEIYANIVAVGVILGLFKINIKTIEEYLRERFGDKGEKIVSDNIKAASEGYKLGKDFSENGEIKIEISANETLKDDLLISGTDAVSLGALAGNCDSIFAYPMTPGSGVLVDLADFSKNFDILVEQAEDEIAAINMAIGGWYAGARSMVTTSDGGFALMEEGLSLAGMIESPLVIHLAQRPGPATGLPTRTAQEGLNLAIHAGHGEFPRLVFAPGNLEQAFYLTQKAFNIADKYQIPVFILTDQFFVDSYYNVKKLDLSKIENKKYFVETAEDYKRYDLSKAENGVSPRGIPNFGKGLVIVDSDEHDEEGHLTEDLDIRIKMVEKRLQKYDALKDDFVSPEFFGNENYKYLVVCWGSNYNVVKEAIENIDNKDLAMLHFSQVFPFPENAVEFLVKAEKIIDVENNATGQFAKLIRAETGIKIDSKILKFNGMPFSVEELTAKIREELQ is encoded by the coding sequence ATGAATAAAACTATTAAAGAAGATGTATCAATCGTCTTATCTGGTGAAGCAGGCCAAGGGATTCAAACGATAGAAAGACTGCTAACTTTTATTCTTAAAAGGGAAGGTTATTACGTATTTGCCACAAAAGAGTACATGTCGAGGGTTAGAGGTGGAAGCAATTCAACTGAAATAAGGGTAAGTTCCAAACCTGTAAAAAGTTACGTTGACAAAATTGATATACTCATACCTCTTACAAAAAGTTCAGTTGAACATCTAGGAGACAGAGTGAATGAAGATACCCTAATCATAGCAGACAACGATTCTTTGAAATTAGAAAACAAAAATCTTTTCAACGTCCCCATCCTCTCCATTGCAAAAGAAATAGGCAATGAAATATATGCAAATATAGTTGCTGTTGGTGTAATTTTGGGTCTTTTCAAAATAAACATAAAAACGATAGAAGAGTATCTAAGAGAAAGATTTGGAGATAAAGGAGAAAAAATTGTTTCAGATAACATAAAAGCTGCTTCAGAAGGTTACAAATTGGGTAAAGACTTTTCTGAAAACGGAGAGATAAAAATAGAGATCTCTGCAAATGAAACTTTAAAAGACGATCTATTAATTAGTGGAACTGATGCGGTATCTCTAGGTGCGTTGGCCGGAAATTGTGATTCGATTTTTGCATACCCCATGACACCTGGATCGGGAGTTCTTGTTGATTTAGCTGACTTCTCAAAAAATTTCGATATTTTAGTCGAACAAGCCGAAGATGAAATAGCCGCGATCAACATGGCGATAGGTGGATGGTACGCTGGTGCAAGATCAATGGTAACTACTTCCGATGGTGGTTTTGCCTTAATGGAAGAAGGACTTTCTCTAGCTGGTATGATCGAATCACCATTAGTAATTCACCTAGCTCAAAGACCTGGACCTGCAACAGGTTTACCAACAAGAACCGCTCAAGAAGGGTTAAATCTTGCTATACACGCTGGCCATGGTGAATTTCCAAGGCTGGTTTTTGCTCCTGGTAATCTTGAACAAGCTTTCTATTTAACTCAAAAGGCGTTTAATATCGCCGATAAATATCAGATCCCAGTATTTATTTTGACAGATCAATTTTTTGTTGATTCGTATTATAACGTTAAAAAGTTGGACCTTTCCAAAATTGAAAATAAAAAATATTTCGTCGAAACTGCTGAAGATTATAAAAGATATGATTTATCAAAAGCAGAAAACGGCGTTTCACCAAGAGGCATACCCAACTTCGGTAAAGGATTAGTTATCGTGGATAGTGATGAACATGACGAGGAAGGTCATTTAACTGAAGATTTGGATATTCGAATTAAAATGGTGGAAAAAAGGCTCCAAAAATATGACGCTTTAAAAGATGATTTTGTTTCTCCAGAATTCTTTGGAAATGAAAACTACAAATATCTCGTAGTATGTTGGGGTTCAAACTATAATGTTGTAAAAGAGGCAATAGAAAATATAGATAATAAAGATCTTGCTATGCTTCACTTTAGTCAAGTTTTTCCCTTCCCAGAAAATGCCGTTGAATTTTTAGTGAAAGCAGAAAAAATAATTGATGTTGAAAACAATGCCACAGGCCAATTTGCCAAGTTAATAAGAGCAGAAACTGGCATAAAAATAGATAGTAAGATACTAAAATTCAATGGAATGCCGTTTTCCGTTGAAGAGTTAACCGCTAAAATAAGGGAGGAATTACAATGA
- a CDS encoding thiamine pyrophosphate-dependent enzyme: MSERKNIFSLENEKELDIAWCPGCGNFGILNILKKALEEMEEITPNNFVLVSGIGQAAKIPHYFKNNAFNGLHGRALPVAFAIKATNPDLYVVAESGDGDMYGEGGNHFIHNMRRNVDITNIVHDNRVYGLTKGQASPTSPQGMVTPVQVNGVILNPFNPIAVAIANGATFVARAFVGDMQNTKEIIKKAIRHKGYSLIDLFQPCVTFNKINTYAWFNEHTYKLGEDYDPSDKMQALQTAFQEDKIPLGIIYEEKGKPTFEEQLTIYKQNKDPLFKRSIDVNKLEGFINSMR, translated from the coding sequence ATGAGTGAAAGAAAAAATATTTTTAGCCTAGAAAATGAAAAAGAATTAGACATTGCTTGGTGCCCTGGTTGTGGTAATTTTGGAATACTGAATATATTGAAAAAAGCCTTGGAAGAAATGGAAGAAATAACTCCCAACAATTTCGTGCTCGTTTCAGGAATAGGACAGGCAGCAAAAATCCCTCATTATTTCAAAAACAATGCTTTTAATGGCCTTCATGGTAGAGCTTTACCTGTTGCTTTTGCCATAAAAGCGACTAATCCAGATTTATACGTAGTAGCTGAAAGTGGCGATGGAGACATGTATGGTGAAGGGGGAAACCATTTTATCCACAATATGAGAAGAAACGTGGACATAACAAACATAGTCCATGATAACCGGGTTTATGGATTAACAAAAGGACAGGCTTCTCCTACTTCACCACAAGGAATGGTCACCCCGGTTCAAGTAAACGGAGTAATACTAAACCCCTTCAACCCTATTGCTGTGGCTATAGCTAACGGAGCTACTTTTGTTGCACGAGCTTTTGTGGGAGATATGCAAAACACGAAAGAAATCATTAAAAAAGCTATCAGACATAAGGGATACTCGCTAATTGATTTGTTCCAACCATGTGTGACGTTTAACAAAATAAATACTTACGCCTGGTTTAATGAACACACTTATAAATTAGGAGAAGATTACGATCCCTCTGATAAAATGCAAGCTTTACAAACGGCTTTCCAAGAAGACAAAATCCCCTTGGGTATAATATATGAAGAAAAAGGAAAACCAACTTTTGAAGAACAATTAACTATTTATAAGCAAAACAAAGATCCTCTTTTTAAAAGAAGCATAGATGTAAACAAATTAGAAGGTTTTATAAACTCAATGAGATGA
- a CDS encoding peroxiredoxin, with amino-acid sequence MALNVGDLAPDFKVKDQNGNEISLSDFKGKKVLLSFHPLAWTGVCETQMKNLDVKYDELEKLNVIPLGISVDASPSKKAWAEKMRINKLKLLSDFWPHGEVATKYGIFDKENGFSKRANFLIDEEGKIEFLKVYELRDQPDLNEIINHIKR; translated from the coding sequence ATGGCATTGAATGTTGGAGATTTGGCTCCCGATTTTAAAGTGAAAGATCAAAATGGTAATGAAATTTCTTTATCTGATTTTAAAGGGAAAAAGGTTTTACTTTCCTTTCATCCTCTAGCCTGGACAGGGGTTTGCGAAACTCAGATGAAAAATTTGGATGTAAAATATGACGAATTAGAAAAACTCAATGTAATACCTTTGGGAATAAGTGTTGATGCGTCTCCATCAAAAAAAGCATGGGCTGAAAAAATGAGAATCAACAAGCTTAAACTTTTGTCAGATTTTTGGCCTCACGGAGAAGTTGCTACAAAATACGGTATATTTGATAAAGAAAACGGTTTTTCCAAAAGAGCCAATTTTTTAATTGATGAAGAAGGAAAAATTGAATTTTTAAAAGTTTACGAATTAAGGGATCAACCAGATTTAAACGAAATTATAAATCACATTAAAAGATAA
- a CDS encoding DUF192 domain-containing protein — protein MKKLAFILLISMILSTNLLSQTINIPQFPKGTLTISQEGRVVTIPIEIANTNELREFGLMYREDIPEEYGMLFVFPNPGIRGFWMKNTFVELDIAFIDSNGTILDIQNMKPCEESPCPIYIIYKPFKYALEVKAGFFERYGFSEGAKIDWSIKKF, from the coding sequence ATGAAAAAACTGGCTTTTATTCTTTTAATTTCGATGATTCTTTCAACCAATTTATTGAGTCAAACAATAAATATACCGCAATTTCCGAAAGGAACTCTAACTATTTCACAAGAAGGAAGAGTTGTGACAATTCCTATTGAAATTGCTAATACGAACGAATTAAGAGAATTCGGTTTAATGTACAGAGAAGATATCCCAGAAGAATATGGAATGCTTTTTGTATTTCCAAATCCTGGAATAAGGGGCTTTTGGATGAAAAACACTTTTGTTGAACTTGATATCGCTTTTATAGATAGCAATGGAACAATATTAGATATACAAAATATGAAACCTTGTGAAGAATCACCCTGCCCTATTTACATAATTTACAAACCTTTCAAATATGCTTTAGAGGTAAAGGCAGGTTTTTTTGAAAGGTACGGATTCAGTGAAGGAGCAAAAATTGACTGGTCAATCAAGAAATTTTAA
- a CDS encoding maltodextrin glycosyltransferase, with translation MPILSEINRYLKSKISLGKDDYAIPKRWMPPDYTGKVKLSGRKFFVNPYEFISNIIDNLLINTVEELDYSKPLSFIRNVKNPDWIRTSIVYSAHVRATAAYVHDQTTLFVPIDEKGYTESGTFLKMLMLIPYFSSYNVDSIYLLPITQSSNKFKKGEVGSPYAVKNFFSVEKDYHDTLLESEFTPDQEFAAFVEAAHIAGIRVLLDFVPRTGSRDNDLILEHPDWFYWIDIDEMNDFAPPKVEGLGFVQPSKENLKIVYNDEQVNNHLKKFRWDPKTQNPQKWENFINKNKNNPDFLDEIAKEFKVITVPGFSDWINDPQPAWEDVTFLRLYLSHPEEALKYIDGANQPPYVLFDVVKSSLFPGKEKNTELWNLIANIIPFYQKNFGIDGARLDMGHALPDELEHEIIKRAKDYDPAFVIIAEELNMDNHIKAKKSGYDGILGNSWWAEPRIKEGKFKKFISEIAPKLSLPTFATAETPDTPRAVTREGKETFSKLTAVVNTFMPNGITFINSGYELFEPQPMNTGLDVDDPVEERFKNLASTDQFYGKLAFFDWYVLHWDTDHHMVKLLTLLGKLKEEVKDLLKNPDNYHFIDFSEDASAMFWWNGEKGVVIPINTNFQNPYFFDIDLGYYTWKSDHNIQTKLENYRRGESSWNVQDTHLRVTINPGEARVFFIY, from the coding sequence ATGCCTATTCTATCTGAAATTAACAGATATTTAAAAAGTAAAATTTCACTTGGTAAAGACGATTACGCAATACCGAAAAGATGGATGCCACCTGATTATACCGGTAAGGTTAAACTATCTGGGAGAAAATTTTTTGTTAATCCATATGAGTTTATATCCAACATAATAGATAATCTATTAATAAATACCGTAGAAGAATTGGATTACAGCAAACCTCTTTCTTTCATTAGAAATGTTAAGAACCCTGATTGGATTAGAACAAGCATAGTTTATTCTGCTCATGTAAGAGCTACAGCTGCCTATGTTCATGATCAAACTACTTTATTCGTTCCGATAGATGAAAAAGGTTATACTGAATCAGGAACGTTCTTAAAAATGCTGATGTTAATACCTTATTTTTCTAGCTATAACGTTGATAGTATCTATTTACTTCCGATAACTCAATCAAGCAATAAATTTAAAAAAGGCGAAGTAGGCTCACCTTATGCAGTCAAAAACTTTTTCTCTGTAGAAAAAGATTATCATGACACACTTTTGGAAAGTGAATTCACACCTGATCAAGAATTTGCAGCCTTCGTCGAAGCTGCTCATATTGCTGGAATAAGAGTCTTGTTGGATTTTGTACCAAGAACTGGATCAAGGGACAACGACCTTATTTTAGAACATCCCGATTGGTTCTATTGGATAGATATAGATGAAATGAACGATTTTGCCCCACCTAAAGTTGAAGGTTTAGGATTTGTTCAACCAAGCAAAGAAAATTTAAAAATTGTATACAATGACGAGCAAGTCAATAATCATCTTAAAAAATTTAGATGGGATCCAAAAACTCAGAATCCACAAAAATGGGAGAACTTTATAAATAAAAATAAAAATAATCCAGATTTTTTAGATGAAATAGCTAAAGAGTTTAAAGTAATAACCGTTCCAGGATTTTCAGATTGGATAAATGATCCCCAGCCGGCATGGGAGGATGTCACTTTCTTAAGACTCTATCTTTCTCATCCAGAAGAAGCTCTAAAATATATAGATGGCGCAAATCAACCTCCTTATGTGCTCTTTGATGTTGTTAAATCGAGTTTGTTCCCAGGAAAAGAAAAAAATACTGAACTTTGGAACTTAATAGCAAACATTATCCCATTCTATCAGAAAAATTTCGGGATAGATGGTGCAAGGTTAGATATGGGCCACGCTCTACCTGATGAACTTGAACATGAAATTATAAAAAGGGCAAAAGACTACGACCCTGCCTTTGTAATAATAGCAGAAGAATTGAACATGGACAACCATATAAAAGCAAAAAAAAGTGGTTATGATGGAATCTTGGGAAATTCATGGTGGGCTGAGCCGAGAATAAAAGAAGGCAAATTCAAAAAATTTATCTCAGAAATAGCACCGAAACTATCTTTACCTACATTTGCAACGGCAGAGACACCAGATACCCCAAGAGCGGTTACTAGGGAAGGTAAAGAAACTTTTTCAAAGTTAACGGCGGTGGTAAATACTTTCATGCCTAACGGAATAACTTTTATAAACTCTGGATATGAGCTTTTTGAACCTCAGCCTATGAACACAGGCTTAGATGTAGATGATCCGGTGGAGGAAAGATTTAAAAATTTAGCTTCAACAGATCAATTTTATGGCAAACTTGCATTCTTCGATTGGTATGTATTGCATTGGGATACAGACCATCATATGGTGAAATTACTCACCTTATTGGGCAAACTAAAAGAAGAAGTCAAAGATCTTTTGAAAAACCCTGATAATTATCATTTTATTGATTTTTCTGAAGATGCAAGTGCAATGTTTTGGTGGAACGGAGAAAAAGGAGTTGTCATACCCATCAATACCAACTTTCAAAATCCGTACTTCTTCGATATAGACCTCGGATATTATACCTGGAAAAGTGATCATAATATACAAACAAAATTGGAAAATTACAGAAGAGGAGAAAGCTCTTGGAATGTTCAGGATACACATTTAAGAGTAACAATCAATCCGGGTGAAGCCAGAGTGTTTTTCATATATTAA